The genome window AATTTATCCGTGGGGTCGCCTCTAAAATCTAAAATCTAAAATCTAAAATCTAAAATCGATTGACCACTAGCGTGCCAGATTTCATGCAGAATAGGGAAAATTTTGCTGATGACAGTGAGGACATCAGCGTCTCGATCGCCGAAAATAGAGAGGAAGGTCGATCGCAGCTACCGTCGAGTTTGGTTTGGGCGATCGCTGCTGCTGCGGCAATTTTCTTTTTGTGTAGCAGTTTGCGGCACGCTTTATTCCAATCAACTGCTTTCGATTTGGGAATTTTTGACCAAGCAATTTACTTGATCGGCCAAAACCAAACGCCTTTTTCTTCTTTAATGGGGATGCATATTTTGGGCGATCACGCAGCGGTAATATATTATCCGCTAGCTTTGCTGTACAAAATTTCCCCGGATGTGCATTGGCTGCTGTTCGTACAAGCAGTTGCATTATCCCTTGGCGCTTGGCCTACCTGGAGTTTAGCGCGTTTGGCAGGTTTAAATCAAGAACAATCCCGTGCGATCGCATTGATTTATTTGCTCTATCCGGTGGTATTTAACATCAATTTATTTGATTTTCACCCGGAAGTAATCGCTTTACCCGCACTTTTGGCAGCAATTTTGGCGGCGCGTTTAAATAAAATTGTGTGGTTTTGTACCGCTATTCTGTTAGTTCTCAGTTGCAAGGCGGTGTTGTCTCTAACCGTTGTTGCTATGGGTTTCTGGCTGTTTTTTTGCGAAAAAAAGCAACGGTACGGGGCGATCGCACTTTTGCTCGGTGCAGCTTGGTTTTTGATAGCTTCCCAGAAAATCATCCCCTTCTTTAGCGGCAGCGAAGTCGCTGGAGTCGGGCGCTACAGCTATTTAGGCAAATCCGTACTAGAAATTATCATCAATCTCATATTAAAACCACAGTTAGTATTAGGAAAAATTCTTTCCTTCGATACATTCAAATATTTATTTCTCCTCACCTTACCTGTGATTTGGCTGCTATTGCCATTCTCTGGCAAACTACGGCTACAATATCTAACAGCGCTAATTCCTGCCCTCCCTACCCTACTGATCAATATCCTCTCTGACTTGCCATTTCAACGCAGCTTAGCCTATCAGTATTCAGTACCTGTAATTCCCTTTTTATTTTTAGCAGCGATAGCGAAGGCAGAAAGAAGGAACGGAGAAGAAATAAAAGGCAACAAGGAAGAGGATAAAGCAAACAAGCAACATTTTTTAACAGGGGTCAATCTGCCACAAATTAAAAACTTCCGAATTTCTCAACTTTGGCGGGGAATTCAATTGCCGAGAATCATGATAATTTGGTCATTACTAATTTTCCTATTTCTGGGCGAATATAAAGATTTTTATCTGTACCTAAATAGACTAGATACCTGGCAAGCTACACGCGAAGCAGCCGCACAAGTTCAACCGCAAAGCAGTATTTTAACAGATAATAGACTTGCCCCTCACTTTGCCCACCGCCCAATAGTAAAATTGCTTTCACAAATTTCGCCCCAAACAAATTTAGCTGAATTTCAATACATATTATTAAACCTGCGCCATCCCTGGCCCGATACTGAAAAAATTGGTGAGACCTTAGCAAATCAACTTAAAAATTCTCCAGATTTTCACTTAACTTATCAAAAAAACGAAGTCCTGCTATTTAAACGAATCGCTAATTAAACCAATAAAATGCTAACTTTAAAATCCCTAAAATTTCATCCAGTATTTTTAATGATTGGCGCGACAGCGATAGTCTTATTTACCGCCAGCAGCGCGCGGCACGCTTTGTTTCAGTCAACAGCATTCGACTTAGCAATTTTTGACCAAGCAATTTATTTAATATCCCAAAATCAAACGCCATTTTCCTCTTTAATGGCAATAAATATTTGGGGCGATCATGCCGCTTTTATTTTCTATCCACTAGCTTTACTTTACAAAATATATCCAGATGTTCACTGGCTTTTATTAGTGCAAGCTGTTTCTCTAGCTTTAGGTGCTTGGCCGAGTTGGAGTTTGGCACGTCAAGCGGGATTAAACGAACGAAAAGCAATTGCAATTTCAGCCCTATATCTGCTTTATCCCGCAGTATTTAATGTCAATCTCTTCGACTTCCACCCAGAAGTAATTGCTTTACCAGCACTGCTAGCAGCAATCTTAGCCGCGAGGCTGAATAAAACCTTATGGTTTTGTGCTGCTATTGTATTAGTTTTGAGCTGCAAAGCCGTGCTATCTTTAACTGTGGCTGCGATGGGTTTGTGGCTGTTGTGTTTTGACAAAAAACGCAAGTGTGGACTCATAGCTCTATTTCTAGGCGCGGGTTGGTTCCTGGTAGCTACTCAGGCAGTTATACCGTATTTTAATCAGGGAAGAGAACACGCGGGGATCGGGCGATATCAATATTTGGGAAACTCGGTTTTTGAAATTGCTATTAATTTAATAGTCAAGCCCAATTTAGTTTTAGGGCGTTTGTTTTCTGTAGATACTTTTGAATATTTAGCCTTATTGCTATTACCAGTAATTTGGTGGCTGTCCCCGCGTCATCTGTCATCTTTAATTAGTGCTGTGCCGATGTGGGCGATGAATATTCTTTCCGATATCCCCGCTCAGCGGGATTTAATTCATCAATATTCTGTGCCGATATTGCCGTTTTTGTTGGTTGCCGTAATTTCCAGTTTAGCAGCTAGCAATCAGCACAAGGGAAAGACTATATTTGATAGATTGCCAATTCCTAATTATCCATTGCCTAGAGTCATTGTAATTTGGTCGTTAATTGCTTTCTTAGCTTTAGCGAAATACGGCTATTTTTGGACTATTTATTTAAATGGGATCGACACTTTGCCAGCTACCAAAGAGGCAATTTCTCTTGTTGAAACCAAAGGCAGTGTTTTAACAACTGCTCAGATTGCTCCGCACTTAGCGCATCGCCCTGTAGTAAAATTAACTCACGCTAACGCGCCGCCTGCAAATCTCGCAGAATTTGATTATGTATTGCTGAACTTCAGATATCCTGGCTGGATGAGCGATCGAGAATTTGTTAAAAACCTAGTAACTCAACTAAAAAATACCCCTCAATTTCAACTAAAATATCAGCGAGACGACATATACCTATTTACTAAAAATCATTAGCCAGCAGTCAGCAGTCAACTGTCAACTGTCAGCAGTCAACTGTCAGCAGTCAACTGTCAACTGTCAACTGTCAACAAATTCGCGCTAATCCTCGACTTTCAAAGCCCTTCTGGCCAACTTCACGTAAGTTTTCACAGTTGCATAAGGCATTTCCAAATCAGCCGCAATATCAAACAAAGATTCCCCCAATTCCCGGCGCGCCAAAATCGTCGCCCAAGTTTCAGCAATCTCAGCAGCGCGACTTCCACCTGTACGCTTTCTTTGTGCCATAAACTTCTGTGTCAATTCATCTATTCGCGCCGCCAATACGCTTTGTATCGACACTTCAGGTAGCGCTTCTGTCAACCATTGCGATCGCGTTTGTCCCAATCCAAAAGTTGTTTTGTGGCCAGTGCCGCAGTAAGGCGCTAACCGCCCCAAAGCATAAAATAATTGTACAAAATCAGGGCGATTGTGAGCCGATCGCCCTAGCCCAAATTCCACAGCCCCAGTGAATCCCGTTACCATGCCTTTTTTGCCCGCCGCTACCTTTTGCGACTCCAATTTGTGGCGGCTAATAATTGCATTTTCATCAATCCAATTCAAAAATTCTGCTTGGTCAAAATTCAGCCCAGAAAAGTTATTCCAGCGGCGCAAATAGCTGTGAAAAATATTTTCGGGAACTGGCAAAGGGAAGTGGTGGCCTTTGCTGCGAAAGCTTGTAGGAGTCACAAAACTAAGTTTGATGGTGGGCGAAAAAGGGGGGTCTGCTGTTAATAATTGCTGGTAAGTTGTGGGAGCAAAAGCAATATCCCAAGAGCGAATTAGCAGCGGAGCATTTCGCAAATCTATCTCTTCGGGCAAATTTTGCAGCCACTGACTCAGCCACTGCACTACTGGCTTTGAAAGTCCTGTTACGTACCAGCGATAAATTCGATCGCCCAAAAGCTGAAATTCTTTGCCACCGGGAAGCAAATCACCTTCCAATCCCGAAATAGTAAAGGCTTTTTCTGATTGTTCATCGTGCAAAAGTTGCGATAAATCCGGGTCAGTTTGCTGTACTTGACCTAAAAACCAAGCGTGCAAACCTATAGCATACTGCGCGTACAGATAGCTAGCAGCGCGGGGAGTCAATTCAAACACTAATCCGACTAACTCGGTGTCAGCCGGCCAAATCAGCCCAGAAGGAAGAGATTTTTTGGTGTGGGTGCGGTTCGGGGAAGTTGCCATCAGATGCCGTGCCTATAGCCGTCACAGAAAGAGCGCCGTGCTATCTTATCCGATTTTTATCCCCTTTGGGGGATGATTGTTGAGGGCGATCGATCGCCCAAATCTTTGGGTAGCTCCAAAAACCCGCCCTGCTGCAAGTTTCCCGCAGCCTCCGGGATCGACAAAAACCACTAAAAAACCAACACCGTAAAACTCAATCTTTGTCAAGGTTTTCTTCCTTGTAACTAAACAGAAATATACCAGCGTTTAAAATCACCTTCTGCGCTACAATTGTCAAAAGCTCGTAGCATCCTCAACTCCGATCCTAAACTATGAACACAACAGAAAAATCTAAACTATCCAACGAAAAAACTTTGGAGGCGATGAAGAATTTCTCCGAAACCTACGCCAAGCGCACGGGAACTTACTTTTGTTCCGAACCTTCCGTCACTGCTGTCGTGATAGAAGGACTAGCAAAACACAAAGATGAACTAGGCGCTCCCTTATGCCCTTGTCGCCATTACGAAGATAAAGAAGCCGAAGTAAAAGCCGCCTACTGGAACTGTCCCTGCATTCCCATGCGCGAGCGCAAAGAGTGTCACTGTATGTTATTTCTGACGCCAGATAACGATTTCGCTGGAACGACTCAGGAAATAGGAATGGATCAGATTCAAGCGGTCAGAGAGACTATGTAATTGGTTAAGTAGGCGGTCGTGAAAGGGCAGTAGTTTTGAAAACTGGTCGTTATTTTTCCTATTTTTAAGACTTAGCTATTAAAAAACAATCGATCGCCGCCTACTCAAACACACATCCGCCCTCGAAAATCCCCAATCTCCAATCGAATGACAGAGGAAATCCCGCTCGAATTTTGCCAAGGTATCGAACAGTTTAACTGCCAAGAATTTTACGCTTGTCACGATACTTTAGAGGCTTTGTGGATGGAAGCCGACGAGCCGGAAAAAAGGTTTTATCAGGGAATATTGCAAATTGCAGTGGCGCTTTATCACTTAGGAAATCAAAACTGGCGCGGTGCAGTAATATTGCTGGGAGAAGGAATAAATCGGCTCAGTTATTATCAGCCCAGTTATGCTGGAATTGCTGTTGAAGACTTGCTCGGACAAAGTGCTAAACTTTTGAGCGCTTTGCAACAAGCTGGCCCGGAAAAAGTAGCAGAATTTGTGCCGTTGTTCGCAGGTACAGAAGTTGCAGGCTTGCAATTGCCACGAATTATCAAAGTAGAAGGTGAAACCCGATTGAGAAAAGGAGATTCCAACGGTAGGTAAGAAGGGTGGGAAAATCGCGGTATTTTCAGGTTATACCATATGTTGTACAGCAGATGCGATACAATTATAAGTTGTGCTGCTTAGGTTGTTGATTTCAGTAGTTTTGAGGTTGCCTTGAAGCGGTTTCAATCAAGTTTAAAAAGTATGGATATAGTTGAATTTCGAGGCATTTCGTTTGTTGTAGCGACTCCACCGCTACAGCCCATCTCTATTCAAGATTTATCTGCGATTGAGGATTGTCTAGGCTTTCTATTTCCGGAAGATTACCGTGCGTTCGTGAATACATTAGGACTGGGCGAAACCGACCTGAGCATAAGAACACTTCCTCCACAGGAAATTTTGGATAGCTATCTTAGTGAGGTTCGTGGTAGATTGTCTGGGGACTGGTTCTGGGCTAAAAATCCCGATGTACTTACACAAGCTCAAGCTATTGAGTGTGTCCCATTCTTTGATAGCTCTAGCGGTGACGATATTCTGTTCCATCCATCTGACCTAAATCGTTGGTTCATTTTGCCTCATGAAGGAGAGGAAGCCATTGTTGTTCACTCTTTTCAGGAACTCTGTGATTTCTATTTGCGAAGATCTAATGATTTGCAACCTCCCTATAAGTTCTACGGTTATGATGATATCTGAAAAAAGGTGGGAACGATCGCCACACAATAACGCTCATGCACACCAACCCCCGAAAGTTGATCGGTTGTGATGCAAAGTCTATCTGCGGTGTGCGATGGACAACGTTGCATTTTTCACCGACAGGTGAAATGCGATCGCGCTAGGGATGCGGAGCATTATCGCCCGCAACTTCGGACGATCGATCGCCAGCTTTCCCTATCCTAGAAAAATACAGCCCCCGCGAATGCTCAAATGAGATGGAAACTAATTTAAAGAAAGAACCTAATAAATCAAAATTTGCCGAACTCACTGGGGACAGCTAATGCCTTAGTACGTAGAGAGTTTGCCAGAAACTTCCCGAGGCGAGCAACCGTCAAAAAACTTGCAAATCCAGCAAATCAGCCAAACACGTCGTGAAAATGGCTATTGTCTTGCTAGGATAATTGGTTGACGCTCTCGGGCAGGTCGATCGACCTCACGGGAATTTTTCACGGCCGTTAAGATAAAATACCTAACTCTCGCCTGTGGGAGATCTAATCTCCATAGAGAAAAATCTGGGGGTGAGATAATGCCCTTCAGCAATTTTATAAATTTTGAGGCTTGTAAGCTATGATGCCCTCCGCTAAACTACTCAATTCCCGAATATTCAAAGGATTATCGCTGCTGTTGCCCCTCACTCTGGCAGGCGCGATCGCCTCTCCCACTTACCCGCAAGCCGGCCCCCCCCGCACTCTCAGCGTGCGATCGGACATTCAAGAAGCCGACTCCAAAACCGGCATCGTGACAGCCCGCGGCAACGTCCAAATCAACTATCCAGCCCGCCAAATACAAGCAACTGCGGCTCAAGCTCAATATTTCAGCCGCGAGCGCCGGATCATTCTCAGCGGAGATGTTTACGTATTGCAGCAGGGCAACAGCCTGCGCGGCGAAACCATAACATACCTCATCGACGAAGGGCGGTTTATTGCCCTGCCAGACAACCCAGGACAGGTAGAATCTGTTTATCTGGTTGCCCCGGAACAAGATGCGGCAGCCCAAAATGCAGTTGGCTCCCAACGTCCCCCAGTAAATCCTCAGCCCGCTATTAAACCGCCCGCAAGCCCCCGAACAGCTCCCAGGTAAAAATAGCTGGTGGCAGCCAAATTTCGCATCGGTGAAAACATACTACTTGGGATAGATGCGAAATTTCCTTTTTTGTAAATTAAAAAACTGGAGATAGTAAAATATCAACTTGAGACTCGATCGCACAAAGCTGCAGTCTGAAATTTAGCTTGTAGAGGTTGCCGGGAGCGAAAATGAAAATTGTACTCGAAAATATTCACAAATCCTACGGAAAACGCAATGTAGTCAGTCGCGTCAACCTGTCGGTATCCCAAGGAGAAATCGTAGGATTGCTCGGCCCCAACGGTGCAGGCAAAACCACAACATTTTACATAGCAACCGGATTAGAAAAACCCAATCAAGGCACCGTTTGGCTAAACGATTTAGACATCACTAAATTGGCGATGCACCAGCGAGCGCATTTGGGAATTGGCTATCTCGCTCAAGAAGCAAGCATTTTCCGAAACATGAGCGTGCGGGACAACATTTTGTTAGTCCTAGAACAAACTCAAGTGCCGCGCTGGGAATGGCGCGAGCGAGTCGATTTCCTATTGCAAGAATTTCGCTTAGAAAAAATAGCATCCAGTTTGGGAATTCAAATATCGGGGGGCGAAAGGCGGCGGACTGAACTGGCGAGAGCATTAGCCGCTGGGCGAGACGGGCCCATGTTCCTATTTTTAGACGAACCGTTTGCAGGCGTCGATCCAATCGCCGTAGACGAAATTCAAACGATTATTGCCAAACTGCGCGATCGTAAAATCGGCATCCTCATCACCGATCACAACGTCCGAGAAACCCTCGAAATTACCGATCGAGCCTACATCATGCGAGACGGCCAAATTTTAGCCTCCGGGGCTGAAGAAGAACTCTACAGCAACCCTTTAGTGCGACAGTATTACTTAGGTGACAACTTCGTGCGATAGTCTTTTGAAGGCATTCAGCAAACGGCCGAATTTTAGATTTTAGATTTTAAATTGAGGAGCAATCTGCGAGAAAGCGCCACTATGAAAATAGCAAGATCCAATTCTTTGAATCCCATCAACTGGCTGCCGAGAATTTCAGTAATGGACTGGTACATTACCAAAGAACTAATCGGCCCATTTTTATTTGGCGTCGGACTCTTTACCTCCGTCGCCGTCACAGTTGGAGCTTTATTTGAATTAGTCCGCAGAGTAGCAGAATCCGGTCTCCCCTACGGCGCAGCCATAGAAATTTTTCTCCTGCAAATTCCCTACTTCGTAGTATTGGCTTTCCCCATGTCAATGCTGCTAGCAACCTTAATGGCCTACAGCCGAATGTCCAGCGACAGCGAACTCATCGCCCTCCGCAGTTGCGGAGTTAGCGTTTACCGATTGATACTGCCTGCTGTGATAATGAGTTTAATTGTTGCAGGATTCACCTTTGCTTTGCAAGAGTTAGTTGTACCCGCCGCCAGCTACAGAGCAACTCTGACTTTAGACAGAGCCCTGAAGCGAGAAAAACCGACATTTCAAGATAAAAATATTATCTACACAGAATTTAGCAAACCCGAAAAAGGCGGCGACGAAATCCTCGCCCGCTTTTTTTATGCAGAACAATTTGACGGCCAGAAAATGAAAGGTTTAACAATTATCGATCGCTCCACCCCAGGCCTCAATCAAATCGTTTCTTCAGAATCAGCTACTTGGAATCCCTCAGAAAATACCTGGGATTTTTTCAACGGAACCGCTTATATAGTTTCTCCTGACGGCTCTTACCGCAATATAGTTAGATTTCAACACCAGCAATTGCAACTCCCCCGCACGCCCTTAGATTTAGCTGCTAGAGCGCGGGATTTCAAGGAAATGAACATTGCCCAAGCTTTAGAGCGTTTGGATATCATTAAAAACAGCGGCGACGAACCGCAAATTCGCAAATTAAAGGTGCGAATACAAGAAAAATATGCTTTTCCTTTCGTGTGCATGGTATTTGGTTTAGTGGGAGCAGCTTTGGGAACTCAACCGCGCCGCTCCGGCCGAGGAACGAGTTTTGGTATTAGCGTAGTTGTGATTTTTACTTACTACGTATTTTCTTTCATCACCAGTTCTATGGGCGTGAAAGCTGTTTTGACTCCGATTCTTTCGGCTTGGCTGCCGATCGTGTTTGGCTTGGGAATCGGGGGATTTTTGTTGGTGCGGGCAGCCGCTAGGTAAGTTTTACCGCTAACATTGGAAATGGCTAATTCGGAACTTGTACTGCCCTTTCATATCATGTCAGATCGATTGACCGTAATATCTCGGCCGGGCGGGTTTTTGAGATAGTCAATTATTGGCAGATATTGGCAGGTTTACCCGCCCCTACCAGATTTCTGGTAATCGAGCGGACATAATATCATTGCCTTCTGCTCCCTGCCCTTCGACTACGCTGAGGAGAACCGAAGTCGAAGGGCAAAAACCGCCTAGCCTAAGTATTGGGAATTGATAATATCGTTTTCGTGGCCGAACTTCCTTCATTTAAGGATTAGAAAAAGTATTGATTTGGCCACCGCCAATGTAGCGTCCCGGAGTCAGGGAGCGGGGTGTAGAAAAAGGTTGAGGTTGAATGGGCTGCACGCCCTGATTGGTGTTTTGGGGAACAACTCCAAAGTTAGGTGGCTCCGGCAAATTAAGCTGACTCGGTGGAGGTGTTTGAAATTGAGAATTCGCTGAATTGGGAGAGAATTGAGGGCTAATTATCTTGCTTCCCCCAATCCCACTTGGAAAGGGAGATGGACCGACATTTGGAAGTAGAGGTGTTGGCGAAGGTATGGCTACTGGAAGCGCCACAGGTTGAACTTCAGGTGCCAAGCCTGAGCCAGATAAATTAGTTTGGTAGGGATTTTTCGGCAAAGCCACCGTTGCAGCCCCTGCATTAATTTCGGGGAGGTTCGGTACTCTGGAATTTAACCCGGCCAATGATTCAGGGACTGTAGCTGTCGGTTTTAAGAATTCTTGAGATTCCTTGCTCGCAGTATTTGTCGGAGCCACAATTGGGGGAAGTGCTGTGGGAACATTCACAGGATTTGCTTCACCTTGAGCTGTAGCGGTCGTTGGGAGCAAATTTGTCGCATTTACGGCAGCCGGATCGGAAGCGGGTCGATCGAGCAATGTAGCCGAGTCTGCTGTTTTCTCAGGCGAAGTCGCTGTTGCCGAAGTGTCAGCAACGACGTATTTTTTCATAGCTGCTTGCAGCGGACTCACAGGCAGAGAATTTTCGTTTTGTTTATCTGAATTAGCATCACTCGACGCCTGCGATAAAGTTGCTGTCGCTGTACCCCCAGACTCAGGCTGGATCTTTTTTATCCCGGAAGTCAGTCTCCCGCTGCCAGGTAAACTCAACGCTGATGTTGCGTTTGAACTTGGCAAGCTGGAATTTTGGGGGTTATTGTTTCCGGCCTCGACAGCAGGATTTGCTAAATTTGGCAAGGGCAAAAATCCGCTGCTTCCTACCCGCTTGGGGGCTGAAGATGGCTGAGGAGTTTCTAAGTCCCGATCTCGAAGTTCCTCGAATAAACCTTTGCTTTTTACTACTGATGAATTTAACACGTTCAGTTCAGAAGCAGTAGAGCCATTAAACTTATTGACTAGCACTGGTAAGCTGTCGATTTCAGCCGCAATGGCTGTATCTTCAGCAGATAGCCCCGATAGCGAAGCTGGAGTGTTTGAGGCTGGTTCTTCTTCGCCATCTATGCTCAACCTTTCTGGATTTACAGAGACCTCCCAGATAAATAACCCCCCCGCACACAGCACGGCTAAGGGAGCCCAAACTGCTGGTTGCGTCCAGTGGCGCAACCGCGCTATTAGATAGCGGACAGATGTAGGAAATTGCTTAAAAATTGACATAGTTTTGCTTCTATCCGATCGTGCGGATTTAAAACTATTTTTCCTAGTCTACCACATCAATCTTGATTATTTTTGCTAGCCCGGGGTAAGGGCGATCGGGAGCATCTCGGCTTTTACTGTCGGTGTGCGATCGTCCGGCTCGCTATATTTATAGACTTTGCTGTGCGGGACGGATCGGAGTCCCAAAAAACGCTTTTTACTTTCTGCAGAGATGCTCCGAGTCCGATCGAACTTTTGATTGAAAGTTGCGAAAGCTCAATGCAACTGGTGAAAAGCCATAAAGCACTGGTAGAAATATGTCTTGCTTTCCTTAAATCAAGGGGCATAAGATGATAAAATATTATGGGATGCGGAGCTCGGGCTGCCTGGTCTGTCAGCAGATCGACCTCAAACCAAAATGTCAAACCAAAATGTCAAGCTAAAATTGGCAATTGCTGAGAATAACACCCAAGGAAAGTTGAGAGGAAATTAATGAAAAAAGTAGTTGAAGTATTAGCAAATCGGGAACAACTAATAGATCGATCGCTGGAGATTGTGCTGTCGAAAATCTCAGAAGCCATAGCAGAACGCGGACTTTGTACGATCGCCGCAGCGGGCGGAAGCACACCCGAACCGCTCTACAGAGCGCTCTGTGCCCAAGACCTGCCTTGGGACAAAATTCACGTGTTCTGGGGCGACGAACGCTACGTTCCCCCAGAACACCCAGACAGCAATCAAAGAATGGCGCGCCTCGCGTGGCTCGATCGAGTGAATATCCCCGCCAGCAACATCCACCCCATGCCCACAGGCGCCGGCGACCCCGCAGCCGACGCTGCGGCGCACCAAACCGAATTGCAGCAGTTCTTCAAAGTATCCGACGGCGAGTTTCCTGCTTTCGACATCATTTTATTGGGCATAGGAGACGACGCCCACACAGCCTCTCTATTTCCCGGCACAGCAGCCTTGGAAGTCCGCGACGCCCTAGTAACTGTCGGCAACAAAGACGGTCAACCCCGCATTACCTTTACAGTCCCCTTAATCAACCGGGCCCGGTGCGTCATCTTCATGGTCGCAGGAGCCAGCAAACAACCCGCCCTTGCTCAAATTTTTGCCCCCGCAGCCGACGAAATGACTTATCCAGCCAGACTCGTTCAACCAGATGGCGAGCTTTGGTGGCTGCTCGATGCGGCGGCTGGCGAAGCAGTAAAATAGCCGACAGGGCCGCAAGCGTGCCAACACAGTCAGCATTATCACTAACTCAATCTTGCCCATCACAGCTAACGTCACGGCGTCAGCTCAGTTGCTAGTATTAGCGAAGCAATATAAGAATTGTGGCGGTTAAAGTTAAAATTTGACCATATACACGAGTATTTTTATGAGGCTGATTTGAAAATCTGGCCGATAGCAAGGAGAAATCGATGATTGTCTGTCCCAATTGCAATCACCAGAACCCCGACGGGGCCAGCCAGTGCGAGGCTTGCTACACGCCTTTACCTGTTACCGCAAGTTGCTCGAACTGCGGTGCAGCAGTTCAGACAGATGCAGCATTTTGCGGCCAGTGTGGCTTTAACTTGCGTCCGGGTTCCATAGTTCCAGAAGTTGAGGTAACAGTACCGTCCCCGTCGCCTGTAGGCCCCACAGTGGTATCGTCACCGGCGCCCGATTTAGTGCCACCCGATCCCCTGATGGCAATGGAACCTCTAGTTACCCTGAATAAGGGGCTCAACTTGGAAAAAAGTCCCGCCAGCATTCCGACGATTCCAGATCCCCCGCCTTCGCCCTCGGTTCCTGTTACAACTGAATCGGTGGCAACACCAGTAAATATCTCTCCTCCGGTTCCGGGCCCACAGCCAGCAGGTGTAGCTAAAACTCAACTGCAACAGCAGTCGGCGCGCCTGCTGCACGTTCAGACAAATACGCCGATGGAATTGCCTCACAGTCTGTCTGTGGTTCACATAGGCAAGCCAAATGACTTAGTGCCGCCGGATATTGATGTTTCGGGATTTGCTAATTCTGAGATAGTTTCTCGGGTACACGCAAATCTCCGGGTGGAGGGAGATGCTTGCTACCTAGAAGATGTAGGCAGTTCCAACGGCACTTACGTCAACAATACTCCGCTACCCAAGGGAAACCGCCACCGGTTGCGACCGGGA of Oscillatoria nigro-viridis PCC 7112 contains these proteins:
- a CDS encoding LptF/LptG family permease, translated to MKIARSNSLNPINWLPRISVMDWYITKELIGPFLFGVGLFTSVAVTVGALFELVRRVAESGLPYGAAIEIFLLQIPYFVVLAFPMSMLLATLMAYSRMSSDSELIALRSCGVSVYRLILPAVIMSLIVAGFTFALQELVVPAASYRATLTLDRALKREKPTFQDKNIIYTEFSKPEKGGDEILARFFYAEQFDGQKMKGLTIIDRSTPGLNQIVSSESATWNPSENTWDFFNGTAYIVSPDGSYRNIVRFQHQQLQLPRTPLDLAARARDFKEMNIAQALERLDIIKNSGDEPQIRKLKVRIQEKYAFPFVCMVFGLVGAALGTQPRRSGRGTSFGISVVVIFTYYVFSFITSSMGVKAVLTPILSAWLPIVFGLGIGGFLLVRAAAR
- the pgl gene encoding 6-phosphogluconolactonase, with protein sequence MKKVVEVLANREQLIDRSLEIVLSKISEAIAERGLCTIAAAGGSTPEPLYRALCAQDLPWDKIHVFWGDERYVPPEHPDSNQRMARLAWLDRVNIPASNIHPMPTGAGDPAADAAAHQTELQQFFKVSDGEFPAFDIILLGIGDDAHTASLFPGTAALEVRDALVTVGNKDGQPRITFTVPLINRARCVIFMVAGASKQPALAQIFAPAADEMTYPARLVQPDGELWWLLDAAAGEAVK
- a CDS encoding FHA domain-containing protein, which codes for MIVCPNCNHQNPDGASQCEACYTPLPVTASCSNCGAAVQTDAAFCGQCGFNLRPGSIVPEVEVTVPSPSPVGPTVVSSPAPDLVPPDPLMAMEPLVTLNKGLNLEKSPASIPTIPDPPPSPSVPVTTESVATPVNISPPVPGPQPAGVAKTQLQQQSARLLHVQTNTPMELPHSLSVVHIGKPNDLVPPDIDVSGFANSEIVSRVHANLRVEGDACYLEDVGSSNGTYVNNTPLPKGNRHRLRPGDRISLGKGDLVTFLFQIS